From the genome of Nasonia vitripennis strain AsymCx chromosome 1, Nvit_psr_1.1, whole genome shotgun sequence, one region includes:
- the LOC100116458 gene encoding glucose dehydrogenase-like venom protein isoform X1 — protein MVWSPAKTTTGCLRTPTISSCDSTFLTFLTLLSQYLSRSYDDKFTDVADDAGEYDFIVVGAGSAGCVVANRLSEIEEWKVLLLEAGDEEPLVADVPGLTWTLHGSSIDYGYKTQPKNVKGAPVKNRTLYYGRGKVMGGSSTINGMMYVRGSRQDYDDWVELGNAGWSYDEVLPYFKKSEDMRDLEVLRKNPDYHSTGGYLTVEGYQHTGVNSQAIKEAWKELGLEEVDYNTDNQIGTSRMQTTKIHGAKQSTNGAFIRPIRGRRSNLAIKSRARATKIIIDESSKKAIGVEYVDERTNAAKRVFASKEVIVSAGVIDSPKLLMLSGVGPARDLEEAGIPVVKDLPVGTNLHDHVAVAPILLSVKNQATAVSAMKNVQNDLAYWLSTHEGPLADFGMADNIAFLQTSQENRTGVGNIQVNFFTSLSDSQRNFYTLIPYYTGYTMFVMNVEPKSRGYLKLDPKNPVDGQPLIYVNVLDDRRDVDVLVEGALKASKIIETEAFKNNGLTAAWTPIPECDDFDQGTADWFECLALNQPITVSHAAGTCKMGPRDDPQAVVDNELRVYGIEGLRVVDAAVMPQVTRGNTNAPTIMIAEKASDLIKKDHKK, from the exons ATGGTCTGGTCACCGGCCAAAACGACGACTGGTTGCCTCAGGACTCCCACGATTTCGTCCTGCGATTCAACGTTCCTGACCTTCCTGACGCTGCTCTCCCAGTATCTCAGCCGCTCGTACGATGACAAGTTCACCGACGTAGCTGATGATGCAGGGGAGTACGACTTCATCGTTGTGGGTGCCGGAAGCGCGGGATGCGTCGTTGCCAATCGCCTGAGTGAGATCGAAGAGTGGAAG GTTCTTTTGCTCGAAGCTGGAGACGAAGAGCCACTAGTGGCCGACGTACCAGGTCTCACCTGGACACTTCATGGTAGTAGCATCGACTACGGCTACAAAACCCAACCTAAGAACGTAAAAGGTGCACCAGTCAAGAACAGGACACTCTACTATGGAAGAGGTAAGGTCATGGGTGGCTCGAGCACCATCAACGGCATGATGTACGTCCGAGGCAGCAGGCAGGACTACGACGACTGGGTTGAACTTGGAAATGCCGGTTGGAGTTACGATGAAGTCCTGCCGTACTTCAAGAAGTCAGAGGATATGAGAGACTTGGAAGTTCTCAGGAAGAATCCTGACTATCACTCCACTGGTGGTTACTTGACGGTTGAAGGGTACCAACACACAGGTGTTAACTCGCAAGCCATTAAAGAGGCCTGGAAGGAATTGGGACTCGAAGAGGTCGATTACAATACCGACAATCAAATCGGGACATCGAGAATGCAAACGACCAAAATCCATGGGGCCAAGCAGAGCACCAACGGTGCTTTCATCAGACCCATCCGTGGCAGAAGATCAAACCTCGCCATCAA GTCTCGTgcacgagcgacgaagatCATCATCGATGAGAGCTCCAAGAAAGCTATCGGCGTTGAATACGTAGACGAGAGAACGAACGCCGCCAAACGAGTTTTCGCGAGTAAGGAGGTAATCGTGTCAGCCGGGGTCATCGATTCGCCGAAGCTACTGATGCTGTCGGGAGTCGGGCCGGCTCGTGATCTCGAGGAGGCTGGTATTCCGGTGGTTAAAGACTTGCCTGTAGGCACGAACCTGCACGACCACGTGGCCGTCGCGCCAATTCTACTCAGCGTAAAGAATCAAGCGACAGCCGTTTCAGCG ATGAAGAACGTTCAGAACGACTTGGCCTACTGGTTAAGCACTCACGAGGGTCCACTCGCGGATTTCGGCATGGCCGATAACATAGCTTTCCTTCAAACATCTCAGGAGAATCGCACAGGTGTTGGAAATATCCAAGTAAACTTCTTCACTTCGTTGAGCGACTCTCAGCGTAACTTCTACACCCTGATACCGTACTACACCGGTTACACGATGTTCGTCATGAACGTTGAGCCCAAGAGTCGTGGTTATCTGAAATTGGATCCCAAGAACCCCGTGGATGGACAACCGTTGATCTACGTGAATGTACTGGACGATCGCAGGGATGTCGATGTGCTGGTGGAAGGTGCTTTGAAAGCTTCCAAGATTATCGAGACCGAGGCTTTTAAG AACAACGGTTTAACCGCTGCCTGGACACCGATACCAGAATGCGACGATTTCGATCAGGGCACGGCTGATTGGTTCGAGTGTCTGGCTCTGAACCAGCCGATAACGGTATCCCACGCGGCTGGAACCTGCAAGATGGGACCGAGAGACGATCCTCAAGCAGTCGTCGATAACGAGCTTCGAGTCTACGGCATCGAAGGTCTAAGAGTCGTCGATGCAGCCGTCATGCCGCAAGTGACGAGGGGCAACACCAACGCTCCGACTATCATGATCGCCGAGAAGGCCTCCGATTTGATCAAGAAGgatcataaaaaataa
- the LOC116417377 gene encoding uncharacterized protein LOC116417377 isoform X1, with the protein MSKCRSTWRVRKHRLNHLMKKTLDANLDDSLDFLFDNVTVNVPSHSSTSAENQEVSSNDFSNSFHDCNISHDLHEDVDLDVSVRCSDNELSDNVMSSDYEWDELVDHEDFAAVNDENYESDADADNEDARCDGKQIDEVPEVHELRIWAVESRCPAIHLDKLLKILKKRLIPQIPQCSKTLLFTSAAQYKINKMLDADGLQAEFSYLGVEKGLQACINPALHEDKIIELDFNIDGVKIKKSSPKTMWPILCKVYYKPLPKIYKPFAVSVFYGNGKPKNNFEFFKPFVREVNNLLLNGVSIKSHQFRIVIRSLICDTPARSQVKGTKSHASFNGCERCDVVAHKTDDVTVYTEYGQKRTNADFRAFSDVDHHNEASPLLAIVPEINFIDQFILDSMHLLYLGAMLRLFENWMTGDLNVKLSATQKSELNRRTSKLKEDIPREFARKMRSTNYYDKYKAVEHRFFVLYCGPIVLKKLLNQDLYNHFLLFHVACRMLSSKRAVSFIRLSRDYLTKFVEDAKALYGPTFVSLNIHNLSHLADDVENMQCNLNDISAFPYESELGKIKNILLSPNRTIAQYCRRVHEEREILDQVACLPKEVVILKKYKENITCLNYKQQFFSTKHPDNSALLENGDVVQIVKMISKEDTIFLTVKKYRIKKPVYTQPCESSMLNICEIESETAHSNLKIVQLEKVLCKLVKMSVNYSPEDRERRFMVPLLH; encoded by the coding sequence aTGAGTAAGTGTAGAAGCACCTGGCGCGTACGTAAGCATCGTTTAAATCATCTAATGAAAAAAACATTAGATGCAAATCTTGATGATTCGTTAGACTTTCTGTTTGATAATGTGACTGTGAATGTGCCAAGTCATTCCTCTACTTCAGCAGAAAATCAAGAAGTATCATCAAATGATTTTAGTAATTCATTTCATGATTGCAATATCAGTCATGATCTGCATGAGGATGTTGATCTTGATGTGAGTGTAAGGTGTAGTGACAACGAATTAAGTGACAACGTAATGAGTAGTGATTATGAATGGGATGAATTAGTCGATCATGAAGATTTTGCTGCTGTTAACGATGAGAATTATGAATCTGATGCTGATGCTGATAATGAAGATGCTAGATGTGATGGTAAACAGATTGATGAAGTTCCAGAAGTTCATGAATTACGAATCTGGGCTGTCGAGTCGAGATGCCCTGCAATACATCTGGAtaagttattaaaaatcttgaaaaaaagACTTATCCCGCAAATACCACAGTGTTCAAAAACTTTGTTGTTCACTTCAGCTGCGcaatacaaaattaataaaatgttGGATGCGGATGGATTGCAAGCAGAATTTTCTTACTTAGGAGTTGAAAAAGGACTTCAAGCGTGCATTAATCCTGCATTACATGAAGATAAAATAATTGAActtgattttaatattgatggtgtgaagataaaaaaatcaagccCTAAAACTATGTGGCCTATTCTGTGTAAAGTGTATTACAAGCCGTTACCAAAAATTTATAAGCCTTTTGCAGTATCAGTGTTTTATGGTAATGGAAAACCTAAGAAcaactttgaattttttaaaccttttgtGCGTGAGGTGAATAATCTTTTGCTGAATGGAGTCTCTATTAAATCACATCAATTTAGAATCGTCATAAGAAGTTTGATCTGTGATACACCTGCAAGATCACAAGTAAAAGGTACTAAGTCACACGCAAGTTTTAACGGTTGTGAAAGATGTGATGTGGTTGCTCATAAAACTGATGATGTGACAGTGTATACAGAATATGGACAAAAAAGAACGAATGCAGATTTCAGAGCTTTCAGTGACGTGGATCATCATAATGAAGCATCTCCTCTACTTGCCATTGTAccagaaataaattttattgatcAGTTTATTCTGGATTCAAtgcatttattatatttaggTGCAATGTTACGGTTATTTGAGAACTGGATGACTGGAGATCTCAATGTGAAACTAAGTGCTACACAAAAAAGTGAATTGAACCGTCGCACATCAAAGTTAAAAGAAGATATACCAAGAGAATTTGCTAGAAAGATGAGGTCAACCAATTATTATGACAAATACAAAGCTGTTGAACACAGATTTTTTGTCTTGTATTGCGGGCCAATTGTTTTAAAGAAGCTTCTAAATCAAGATTTGTATAATCACTTCTTACTCTTTCATGTGGCTTGTCGTATGTTATCAAGCAAGAGAGCAGTGTCTTTTATTCGTTTATCAAGAGACTATTTAACAAAGTTTGTGGAAGATGCGAAAGCATTGTATGGGCCAACATTTGTTtctttaaatattcacaatctATCTCACCTAGCAGACGACGTGGAGAACATGCAGTGTAATTTAAATGACATTTCAGCTTTCCCTTATGAAAGTGAATtaggtaaaataaaaaacattttactaTCTCCCAACAGGACAATAGCTCAGTATTGTCGACGTGTTCATGAGGAGAGAGAAATACTTGATCAAGTGGCGTGCTTACCGAAAGAAGtagttattcttaaaaaatataaggaAAATATTACATGCTTGAATTATAAACAACAGTTTTTCAGTACAAAACATCCAGACAATTCAGCATTACTGGAAAATGGAGATGTTGTACAAATAGTGAAGATGATTTCAAAAGAGGACACAATTTTTCTAACAGTTAAAAAgtatagaattaaaaaaccaGTGTATACACAGCCATGTGAGTCTTCCATGCTGAATATATGTGAAATAGAAAGTGAGACTGCGCATTctaatttgaaaattgtacaacttgaaaaagttttatgtaaattaGTCAAGATGTCAGTGAATTATTCTCCAGAGGATAGAGAACGGAGATTTATGGTACCACTGCTCCACTAA
- the LOC116417377 gene encoding uncharacterized protein LOC116417377 isoform X3 has translation MATSSLEELYPYHVVEFIHPGKKPKVRNVDVVATKWIIVDDKKKKLFVKYPPPPYTSTTRNELDAALNHLSDAPSLWQTYTIHLKGKARNLKEAFIKLNLLKDEETAYTMDSNDSCAEVEKKGTELLRQHRLRKEAFSFMSALSESPPSSQINEKGQLQQSTSMLEMHKTPISKILKSNHSLNKTTQPSTGISNSTRITNTKAKGKENHSDSSESPKAIQEQRNPRTYQNKGIRTGIPLMNNDTSSPNETGSGTSVSKVSASSPEALVDENTVPIQDSLEDLRTENVDLHRGSKQSTETNIGSPNIPDNLQQTSDSAQRNVKVRLYQMLLDQLKNIRSDISDMKNDVKQMKSDIETLKNALIKNKIIGAKDFVGTIQQLCNKFKFKIPFETVEEFEDFNIKLKQDEALHEAVSTVLQTGLDPTLVMSRSIVNMLKLFLTKTVAAQYVAVKIRKDKKVMKNTPFFQCIEGLIKERRLIYNMDTPDKDVISALSAVLSNSGSWYTSRKSDTSSTSSKRPRQNSRKNKMPKENEESDSLTDSDHESHETGGVFSKHQKSYEKVDDESSVASQDSENNDEPAFKRSRFSFPLNVPNNTLNDDGQSSPIIEVDPSLLQKKNPLVDLGIDHTDPLFSTAGIDIYKDSLYEDEFDENYLFQK, from the exons ATGGCCACTTCATCATTGGAGGAGCTTTACCCGTATCATGTTGTGGAGTTTATTCATCCTGGAAAGAAGCCTAAAGTACGCAATGTGGATGTTGTGGCAACAAAGTGGATCATTGTTGAtgacaaaaagaagaaacttTTTGTCAAGTACCCACCACCACCGTACACAAGTACTACTCGCAATGAGTTGGACGCAGCCTTGAATCACTTATCGGATGCTCCAAGTTTATGGCAAACTTATACTATTCACCTAAAAGGAAAAGCGA GAAATCTAAAAGAAGCTTTCATAAAATTGAACTTGTTGAAGGATGAAGAAACAGCTTATACGATGGATTCGAATGACAGTTGTGCAGAAGTTGAGAAGAAAGGTACAGAACTGTTACGCCAACATAGACTACGAAAAGAAGCTTTTTCATTTATGTCTGCCTTGTCAGAGTCTCCTCCATCCAGCCAAATTAATGAGAAAG GTCAACTCCAACAATCTACAAGTATGTTGGAAATGCACAAAACACCTATTTCAAAAATCCTTAAGAGTAACCATTCTCTTAATAAAACTACACAGCCTTCTACAGGAATTAGTAACAGTACAAGAATTACAAACACTAAAGCTAAAGGCAAAGAAAATCATTCTGATTCATCTGAATCACCAAAGG CTATTCAAGAACAAAGAAATCCTCGTACATATCAAAATAAAGGAATTCGCACTGGGATTCCGTTGATGAATAATGACACTTCTTCACCGAATGAAACTGGATCTGGTACTTCTGTATCAAAAGTGAGTGCATCATCACCCGAGGCTCTGGTGGATGAAAATACTGTACCGATACAAGATTCATTGGAAGACCTTCGTACAGAAAATGTTGATCTGCATAGAGGATCAAAGCAATCGACTGAAACAAATATTGGCTCACCGAACATTCCTGACAATCTTCAACAAACTTCTGATTCAGCCCAGAGAAACGTTAAAGTTAGACTTTATCAAATGCTACTAG atcaattgaaaaatataagaagtGATATTTCAGATATGAAGAACGatgttaaacaaatgaaaaGTGACATTGAAACTCTAAAAAATGCtctgataaaaaataaaataattggtgCAAAAGATTTTGTTGGAACTATCCAGCAGCTCTGTAATAAATTTAAGTTCAAAATACCGTTTGAAACTGTAGAAGAATTTGAGGATTTCAACATTAAATTGAAACAAGACGAAGCGTTACACGAAGCAGTG TCTACTGTGCTACAAACTGGTCTGGATCCTACTTTAGTCATGTCGAGATCCATTGTGAATAtgttaaaattattcttaacaaAGACAGTAGCTGCTCAATATGTAGCCGTAAAAATCAGAAAggataaaaaagtcatgaaaAATACCcctttttttcagtgtattgAAG GCCTTATCAAAGAACGACGTTTGATATACAACATGGATACACCAGATAAAGACGTGATAAGTGCTCTGAGCGCTGTTTTGAGCAATTCTGGAAGCTGGTATACATCAAGAAAATCTGATACCTCGAGTACTTCGTCAAAGAGACCTAGACAAAATTCtaggaaaaataaaatgccAAAAGAGAATGAAGAAAGTGACAGCTTGACTGATTCCGATCATGAATCACATGAGACTGGTGGCGTCTTCTCAAAACATCAAAAATCTTATGAGAAAGTAGATGATGAAAGCAGTGTAGCATCACAAGATTCCGAAAATAACGACGAGCCAGCATTCAAAAGGTCACGATTCTCATTTCCATTAAACGTACCTAATAATACCTTGAATGACGATGGCCAGTCATCGCCGATAATTGAAGTGGATCCAAGTcttttacaaaagaaaaatccaCTAGTCGATCTAGGAATTGACCATACTGATCCTCTTTTTTCTACTGCTGGGATAGACATTTACAAAGATTCACTTTACGAAGATgaatttgatgaaaattatttatttcaaaagtaa
- the LOC116417377 gene encoding uncharacterized protein LOC116417377 isoform X2 — translation MATSSLEELYPYHVVEFIHPGKKPKVRNVDVVATKWIIVDDKKKKLFVKYPPPPYTSTTRNELDAALNHLSDAPSLWQTYTIHLKGKARNLKEAFIKLNLLKDEETAYTMDSNDSCAEVEKKGTELLRQHRLRKEAFSFMSALSESPPSSQINEKAGQLQQSTSMLEMHKTPISKILKSNHSLNKTTQPSTGISNSTRITNTKAKGKENHSDSSESPKAIQEQRNPRTYQNKGIRTGIPLMNNDTSSPNETGSGTSVSKVSASSPEALVDENTVPIQDSLEDLRTENVDLHRGSKQSTETNIGSPNIPDNLQQTSDSAQRNVKVRLYQMLLDQLKNIRSDISDMKNDVKQMKSDIETLKNALIKNKIIGAKDFVGTIQQLCNKFKFKIPFETVEEFEDFNIKLKQDEALHEAVSTVLQTGLDPTLVMSRSIVNMLKLFLTKTVAAQYVAVKIRKDKKVMKNTPFFQCIEGLIKERRLIYNMDTPDKDVISALSAVLSNSGSWYTSRKSDTSSTSSKRPRQNSRKNKMPKENEESDSLTDSDHESHETGGVFSKHQKSYEKVDDESSVASQDSENNDEPAFKRSRFSFPLNVPNNTLNDDGQSSPIIEVDPSLLQKKNPLVDLGIDHTDPLFSTAGIDIYKDSLYEDEFDENYLFQK, via the exons ATGGCCACTTCATCATTGGAGGAGCTTTACCCGTATCATGTTGTGGAGTTTATTCATCCTGGAAAGAAGCCTAAAGTACGCAATGTGGATGTTGTGGCAACAAAGTGGATCATTGTTGAtgacaaaaagaagaaacttTTTGTCAAGTACCCACCACCACCGTACACAAGTACTACTCGCAATGAGTTGGACGCAGCCTTGAATCACTTATCGGATGCTCCAAGTTTATGGCAAACTTATACTATTCACCTAAAAGGAAAAGCGA GAAATCTAAAAGAAGCTTTCATAAAATTGAACTTGTTGAAGGATGAAGAAACAGCTTATACGATGGATTCGAATGACAGTTGTGCAGAAGTTGAGAAGAAAGGTACAGAACTGTTACGCCAACATAGACTACGAAAAGAAGCTTTTTCATTTATGTCTGCCTTGTCAGAGTCTCCTCCATCCAGCCAAATTAATGAGAAAG CAGGTCAACTCCAACAATCTACAAGTATGTTGGAAATGCACAAAACACCTATTTCAAAAATCCTTAAGAGTAACCATTCTCTTAATAAAACTACACAGCCTTCTACAGGAATTAGTAACAGTACAAGAATTACAAACACTAAAGCTAAAGGCAAAGAAAATCATTCTGATTCATCTGAATCACCAAAGG CTATTCAAGAACAAAGAAATCCTCGTACATATCAAAATAAAGGAATTCGCACTGGGATTCCGTTGATGAATAATGACACTTCTTCACCGAATGAAACTGGATCTGGTACTTCTGTATCAAAAGTGAGTGCATCATCACCCGAGGCTCTGGTGGATGAAAATACTGTACCGATACAAGATTCATTGGAAGACCTTCGTACAGAAAATGTTGATCTGCATAGAGGATCAAAGCAATCGACTGAAACAAATATTGGCTCACCGAACATTCCTGACAATCTTCAACAAACTTCTGATTCAGCCCAGAGAAACGTTAAAGTTAGACTTTATCAAATGCTACTAG atcaattgaaaaatataagaagtGATATTTCAGATATGAAGAACGatgttaaacaaatgaaaaGTGACATTGAAACTCTAAAAAATGCtctgataaaaaataaaataattggtgCAAAAGATTTTGTTGGAACTATCCAGCAGCTCTGTAATAAATTTAAGTTCAAAATACCGTTTGAAACTGTAGAAGAATTTGAGGATTTCAACATTAAATTGAAACAAGACGAAGCGTTACACGAAGCAGTG TCTACTGTGCTACAAACTGGTCTGGATCCTACTTTAGTCATGTCGAGATCCATTGTGAATAtgttaaaattattcttaacaaAGACAGTAGCTGCTCAATATGTAGCCGTAAAAATCAGAAAggataaaaaagtcatgaaaAATACCcctttttttcagtgtattgAAG GCCTTATCAAAGAACGACGTTTGATATACAACATGGATACACCAGATAAAGACGTGATAAGTGCTCTGAGCGCTGTTTTGAGCAATTCTGGAAGCTGGTATACATCAAGAAAATCTGATACCTCGAGTACTTCGTCAAAGAGACCTAGACAAAATTCtaggaaaaataaaatgccAAAAGAGAATGAAGAAAGTGACAGCTTGACTGATTCCGATCATGAATCACATGAGACTGGTGGCGTCTTCTCAAAACATCAAAAATCTTATGAGAAAGTAGATGATGAAAGCAGTGTAGCATCACAAGATTCCGAAAATAACGACGAGCCAGCATTCAAAAGGTCACGATTCTCATTTCCATTAAACGTACCTAATAATACCTTGAATGACGATGGCCAGTCATCGCCGATAATTGAAGTGGATCCAAGTcttttacaaaagaaaaatccaCTAGTCGATCTAGGAATTGACCATACTGATCCTCTTTTTTCTACTGCTGGGATAGACATTTACAAAGATTCACTTTACGAAGATgaatttgatgaaaattatttatttcaaaagtaa